Proteins from a single region of Massilibacterium senegalense:
- a CDS encoding heteromeric transposase endonuclease subunit TnsA gives MSKRARTSKNEKWIKEGRGAGIGSEYKPWLKIQDVSSQGRSTRLKGIKTNRQHEFLSDLERNYFYLTEYSDFVVDIREQFPLLPLEETIVIADELGIKHPTDPKTHEPIVMTTDFLLTVDKGEGLVELARTIKMKDELLKERVIEKFEIERVYWERQQIDWGIVTELEIPKEMARNISYIHDYYNLEHYDAFQSLSAQYIEDLSMALLQRLLTNDGSVRAITSEFDKDTHMPLGSGMTLFYHLLATKTIRVDMLEPLNVEQPLVIESIDESKLKKVKYG, from the coding sequence ATGTCTAAACGAGCAAGAACATCTAAAAACGAAAAATGGATTAAAGAAGGTCGCGGTGCTGGTATTGGTTCGGAGTATAAACCTTGGTTAAAGATTCAAGATGTTTCTTCACAAGGTCGGTCCACACGATTAAAAGGTATTAAAACAAACAGGCAGCACGAGTTTCTATCAGATTTGGAACGGAATTATTTTTATTTAACTGAATACTCAGATTTTGTTGTTGATATTCGAGAGCAATTTCCTTTACTACCGTTGGAAGAAACAATTGTCATTGCAGATGAGTTAGGAATTAAACATCCTACAGACCCAAAAACGCATGAGCCTATTGTGATGACAACGGATTTTTTATTAACCGTAGATAAAGGAGAAGGATTGGTTGAACTTGCTAGAACAATCAAAATGAAAGACGAGCTGTTAAAGGAGCGTGTCATTGAGAAATTTGAGATTGAGCGCGTGTATTGGGAAAGACAGCAAATTGATTGGGGCATTGTAACAGAGCTAGAAATTCCGAAAGAAATGGCGAGAAACATTAGCTACATTCATGACTATTACAACCTTGAGCATTATGACGCTTTCCAAAGTCTAAGTGCTCAGTATATTGAAGACCTGTCTATGGCATTATTACAACGCCTTTTAACGAATGATGGAAGCGTTAGAGCTATTACAAGTGAATTTGATAAGGACACGCATATGCCTTTAGGGAGTGGCATGACGTTGTTTTATCATTTACTCGCAACGAAAACGATTCGAGTGGACATGTTGGAGCCGTTAAACGTGGAGCAACCGCTTGTCATTGAGTCTATCGATGAAAGCAAGTTGAAGAAGGTGAAGTACGGATGA